One window from the genome of Sandaracinaceae bacterium encodes:
- a CDS encoding aminotransferase class I/II-fold pyridoxal phosphate-dependent enzyme yields MIRLAKPWIGPPELEGVAAVLESGMLVMGARVAELEERLAALCGRRHAVVCGSGTAALELALEALEVCDGAVLCPDLSWPSPAHAICRRGARPQLVDVDARTWNASATALASGRTMETRAAIVIDQFGSPADHPAIEAALDGLPLIVDAACSLGASVAGRPSPSYGAIACLSFHPRKLLTTGEGGACLTDDDDLAERLRLLRNHGQRGPGDFGEPAGNHRLTEMAAAMGLAQLDRLDAIVSRRRALAARYREAFAGFELQQPAPRAEGNWQTFGVVLPDGADRDAVVSGMRDAGVEAGRLSYALHAIGSLAGRVSGGPFPVAERIERQGLALPLHPLLEDGERDQVIETFLRISGGPG; encoded by the coding sequence GTGATTCGTCTCGCCAAGCCCTGGATCGGTCCCCCGGAGCTCGAAGGCGTCGCCGCCGTGCTCGAGAGCGGCATGCTCGTGATGGGCGCTCGCGTGGCCGAGCTGGAGGAGCGCCTCGCCGCGCTCTGCGGCCGTCGTCACGCCGTGGTCTGCGGCTCGGGGACGGCCGCGCTCGAGCTCGCGCTCGAGGCCCTCGAGGTCTGCGACGGCGCGGTGCTGTGTCCCGACCTGAGCTGGCCGAGCCCCGCCCACGCGATCTGCCGCCGCGGCGCGCGACCCCAGCTCGTGGACGTGGACGCGCGCACCTGGAACGCCAGCGCGACGGCGCTCGCTTCGGGGCGCACGATGGAGACGCGCGCCGCGATCGTGATCGATCAGTTCGGCAGCCCCGCCGATCACCCCGCCATCGAGGCCGCGCTCGACGGGCTGCCCCTCATCGTGGACGCCGCCTGCTCGCTCGGCGCCTCGGTCGCGGGCCGCCCCTCTCCCTCTTACGGCGCGATCGCGTGCCTGAGCTTCCATCCCCGCAAGCTGCTGACGACGGGGGAAGGCGGCGCCTGCCTCACGGATGATGACGACCTCGCGGAGCGCCTGCGCCTGCTGCGCAACCACGGCCAGCGAGGCCCGGGGGACTTCGGGGAGCCAGCCGGGAACCACCGCCTGACCGAGATGGCGGCCGCGATGGGGCTGGCGCAGCTGGATCGACTGGACGCGATCGTGAGCCGCCGACGCGCCCTGGCCGCGCGATACCGGGAGGCGTTCGCGGGGTTCGAGCTGCAGCAGCCAGCGCCCAGGGCCGAGGGCAACTGGCAGACCTTCGGGGTCGTGCTGCCGGACGGCGCCGACCGGGACGCCGTGGTGAGCGGCATGCGTGACGCGGGGGTCGAGGCGGGGCGCTTGAGCTACGCGCTCCACGCCATCGGCAGCCTCGCGGGGCGGGTGTCCGGCGGCCCCTTCCCCGTGGCGGAGCGAATCGAGCGTCAGGGCTTGGCGCTGCCCCTCCATCCCTTGCTCGAGGACGGCGAGCGCGACCAGGTGATCGAGACGTTCCTGCGGATCAGCGGGGGCCCCGGATGA
- a CDS encoding ABC transporter ATP-binding protein, translating to MSEAVLTVEGLKKTFRIGFFRKRVEAVRGVDFAVQPGEIFGLLGPNGAGKTTSIKCVLSLIFPDEGKITLFGERSPGPEVMGKVGYLPENPYVYQYLRPLEFLDLCGRLVGLDAQARESRGREMIERVGLSHAVDRPIGKFSKGMMQRIGLAQALLHDPELLILDEPMSGLDPIGRKEVRDLILEQRRAGKTIVFTSHILADVELLCDRVGILRRGEMIHYGKLADLLRAETRRTEVELSQVDESLRAQLEPLAVSIEDEDDRCVLVVEGGDGARPVLEAAIAAGATVLGVTPMRETLEDVFVRDAL from the coding sequence ATGAGCGAGGCAGTGCTGACGGTCGAGGGGCTGAAGAAGACGTTTCGGATCGGCTTCTTCCGCAAGCGCGTCGAGGCCGTGCGAGGCGTCGACTTCGCGGTCCAGCCGGGCGAGATCTTCGGCCTGCTCGGCCCCAACGGCGCGGGCAAGACGACCTCCATCAAGTGCGTGCTGAGCCTGATCTTCCCGGACGAGGGGAAGATCACCCTCTTCGGGGAGCGCTCGCCGGGCCCGGAGGTGATGGGCAAGGTCGGCTACCTCCCCGAGAACCCCTACGTCTACCAGTACCTGCGACCGCTCGAGTTCCTCGATCTCTGCGGTCGTCTCGTCGGCCTCGACGCGCAGGCGCGCGAGAGCCGCGGGCGCGAGATGATCGAGCGGGTCGGCCTGTCCCACGCCGTCGACCGGCCGATCGGCAAGTTCAGCAAGGGCATGATGCAGCGCATCGGGCTCGCGCAGGCCCTCCTCCACGACCCGGAGCTGTTGATCCTCGACGAGCCGATGAGCGGGCTCGACCCCATCGGGCGCAAGGAGGTGCGGGACCTGATCCTGGAGCAGCGCCGCGCCGGCAAGACCATCGTCTTCACGAGTCACATCCTCGCCGACGTGGAGCTGCTCTGCGACCGGGTGGGGATCCTGCGCCGCGGAGAGATGATCCACTACGGCAAGCTCGCCGACCTGCTCCGCGCGGAGACGCGGCGCACCGAGGTCGAGCTGTCCCAGGTCGACGAGTCCTTGCGAGCCCAGCTCGAGCCCCTCGCGGTCTCGATCGAGGACGAGGACGATCGATGCGTGCTGGTGGTGGAGGGCGGGGACGGAGCCCGCCCCGTCCTCGAGGCGGCCATCGCGGCTGGCGCGACCGTGCTCGGCGTGACCCCGATGCGCGAGACGCTCGAAGACGTCTTCGTGCGCGACGCGCTCTGA